From a region of the Mercurialis annua linkage group LG1-X, ddMerAnnu1.2, whole genome shotgun sequence genome:
- the LOC126677461 gene encoding uncharacterized protein LOC126677461: MESSYPPLLTKKLCNIIRIAFFSVQKSVSKTKLFILDFDKRGKILKKTMNNLVLDHQPSLGCRSDNMDLSFLSPMSCRSHDVHLSFESPREYEFSCSSSVSSYKPFNPRRRRRGTRQRHLRNHRTSYHQYQYPYHPATPLVWAEDVVSEKSSAAGFGWSPLVSRQVRITDSPFADGGGDESVKVDMEAEKFIERFYRELRLQKWMAAIEN, translated from the coding sequence ATGGAGTCATCATATCCACCATTATTAACCAAGAAACTATGTAACATTATCCGCATAGCTTTCTTCTCTGTTCAAAAGAGTGTTTCCAAGACTAAATTATTCATCCTTGATTTTGATAAACGAGGCAAGATCCTTAAAAAAACCATGAACAACCTCGTACTCGATCACCAACCTTCTCTCGGCTGTCGTTCCGACAACATGGACTTGTCGTTTCTTTCGCCGATGAGTTGCCGCTCCCATGACGTGCATCTCTCATTTGAATCACCACGTGAGTACGAGTTTAGCTGTAGCAGCAGCGTTTCAAGCTATAAACCGTTCAATCCACGCCGTCGACGTAGAGGCACCAGACAGCGTCATCTGCGCAACCACCGTACAAGCTACCACCAGTATCAGTACCCGTACCACCCGGCGACGCCGTTAGTATGGGCTGAGGATGTGGTGTCAGAAAAAAGTAGTGCTGCGGGATTTGGGTGGAGCCCGCTGGTGAGTCGACAAGTGAGAATTACAGACTCGCCGTTCGCGGACGGTGGCGGTGATGAAAGCGTGAAGGTAGATATGGAAGCTGAGAAGTTTATAGAGAGGTTTTATAGAGAATTAAGGTTGCAGAAATGGATGGCTGCGATTGAAAATTAG